The proteins below come from a single Thermopolyspora flexuosa genomic window:
- a CDS encoding adenosine deaminase, producing MGRLLPKAELHVHIEGTLEPELVVGLARRNGVTLPADGVDGLRARYRFEGLQSFLDVLNANMAVLRTERDFYDMTLGYLRRARDNGVRRAEIFFDLQAHLARGVPMDAVFDGLAAAVADGERELGVSAALLLCIVRDRGPEEAERVLREAIRRHRDRFIGIGLASAELGHPPSLFREVYAIAAAEGLRRTVHAGEEGPPGYVREALDLLGAERIDHGIRAMEDPDLVARLRAERVPLTVCPLSNVRLGIVPSLREHPLPAMLRANLMVTVNSDNPAYVGGYAEDNYRALRDELGLDPTTLATIAANSFDAAFLDPETRARFQAELRTGAANG from the coding sequence TTGGGGAGATTGCTGCCCAAGGCGGAGCTCCACGTGCACATCGAGGGCACGCTCGAACCGGAGCTCGTGGTCGGGCTCGCGCGGCGCAACGGCGTCACGCTCCCGGCGGACGGCGTCGACGGGCTGCGCGCCCGCTACCGGTTCGAAGGGCTGCAGAGCTTCCTCGACGTCCTCAACGCGAACATGGCGGTGCTCCGCACCGAGCGCGACTTCTACGACATGACCCTCGGCTACCTGCGCCGTGCCCGGGACAACGGGGTGCGCCGGGCCGAGATCTTCTTCGACCTGCAGGCGCACCTGGCGCGGGGCGTGCCCATGGACGCGGTCTTCGACGGGCTCGCCGCGGCCGTGGCCGACGGCGAGCGGGAGCTCGGGGTGTCGGCCGCGCTCCTGCTGTGCATCGTCCGCGACCGCGGCCCGGAGGAGGCCGAGCGGGTGCTCCGCGAGGCGATCCGGCGGCACCGGGACCGGTTCATCGGCATCGGCCTCGCCTCGGCCGAGCTCGGCCATCCGCCGTCGCTGTTCCGCGAGGTGTACGCGATCGCGGCGGCCGAAGGGCTGCGCCGTACCGTGCACGCGGGGGAGGAGGGCCCGCCCGGCTACGTCCGGGAGGCCCTCGACCTGCTCGGCGCCGAACGCATCGACCACGGCATCCGCGCCATGGAGGACCCGGACCTCGTCGCCCGCCTGCGCGCCGAGCGCGTCCCGCTCACCGTCTGCCCGCTGTCGAACGTACGGCTCGGCATCGTGCCCAGCCTGCGCGAGCACCCGCTGCCCGCGATGCTCCGGGCGAACCTCATGGTCACGGTGAACTCGGACAACCCCGCCTACGTCGGCGGCTACGCCGAGGACAACTACCGCGCCCTGCGCGACGAACTCGGCCTCGACCCCACCACCCTGGCCACGATCGCCGCCAACTCCTTCGACGCCGCCTTCCTCGACCCCGAGACCCGCGCCCGCTTCCAGGCCGAGCTGCGCACGGGGGCCGCGAACGGCTGA
- a CDS encoding amidohydrolase translates to MLFRGGRVFAPSGPDAPAAGPFEGAVLVRGGRIAAVGPEEDVVRRAREAGASRTETVDLAGGLLVPGFVDAHVHPVHAGLDRAACDLSEAGDLAGYQERVRAYAAAHPDREWITGGGWDMSAFPGGLPHRSHLDFVGRPVYLVQSDLHAAWVNGRALELAGIDRNTPDPPDGRIERDPDGTPSGVLHEGAMDLVGRLTPRPTERDLIDALLEAQRYLFSLGVTGWQDAIVGPYAGVDDQLPAYLSAAGSGALRAKVVGALWWDRSRGAEQIEELKERRASAEGLPAFRATSVKIMQDGIPENFTAAVLEPYCGRGGERGLSYVDPVLLKEYVAALDREGFQIHFHAIGERAVREVLDALENTSPANRHHIAHLQIVEPSDVPRLAALGVTANLQALWACHDPEMVELCIPHLGEERAAWQYPFADLVRHGTRLAAGSDWPVTSADPFQAMHVAVNRTLPPDDPDYATHPAAATPFLPHQALDLATIMTAYTAGSAWLNRSAAGVIAEGAPADLAVLDRDPFRLPPSEIYATKVVMTFVDGECVHQ, encoded by the coding sequence GTGCTGTTTCGCGGTGGTCGCGTGTTCGCCCCGTCCGGCCCGGATGCCCCGGCGGCCGGGCCGTTCGAGGGGGCGGTCCTGGTGCGCGGCGGCCGCATCGCCGCCGTGGGCCCCGAGGAGGACGTGGTACGGCGGGCCCGCGAGGCGGGCGCGAGCCGTACCGAGACGGTGGACCTCGCGGGCGGGCTGCTCGTGCCGGGCTTCGTGGACGCCCACGTCCACCCGGTGCACGCGGGCCTGGACCGGGCCGCCTGCGATCTGTCCGAGGCCGGCGACCTGGCGGGCTACCAGGAGCGGGTGCGGGCGTACGCGGCGGCGCACCCGGACCGGGAGTGGATCACCGGCGGCGGCTGGGACATGTCGGCGTTCCCCGGCGGCCTGCCGCACCGCAGCCACCTCGACTTCGTCGGCCGCCCCGTCTACCTGGTGCAGTCCGATCTCCACGCGGCCTGGGTGAACGGCCGCGCGCTCGAGCTCGCGGGCATCGACCGGAACACCCCCGACCCGCCCGACGGCCGCATCGAACGCGACCCGGACGGCACCCCGAGCGGCGTGCTGCACGAGGGGGCGATGGACCTGGTCGGCCGCCTCACCCCGCGCCCCACCGAGCGGGACCTGATCGACGCCCTCCTCGAGGCGCAGCGGTACCTGTTCTCCCTCGGCGTCACCGGCTGGCAGGACGCGATCGTCGGCCCGTACGCGGGCGTGGACGACCAGCTGCCCGCCTACCTGTCCGCGGCGGGCTCGGGCGCGCTCCGGGCCAAGGTCGTCGGCGCGTTGTGGTGGGACCGGAGCCGCGGGGCCGAGCAGATCGAGGAGCTGAAGGAGCGCCGCGCCAGTGCCGAGGGCCTGCCGGCGTTCCGCGCGACCAGCGTGAAGATCATGCAGGACGGCATTCCGGAGAACTTCACCGCCGCCGTGCTCGAGCCGTACTGCGGCCGGGGCGGCGAACGCGGCCTGTCCTACGTCGACCCGGTGCTGCTCAAGGAGTACGTGGCCGCGCTCGACCGGGAGGGCTTCCAGATCCACTTCCACGCCATCGGCGAGCGCGCCGTACGCGAGGTCCTCGACGCCCTGGAGAACACCTCCCCCGCCAACCGCCACCACATCGCCCACCTGCAGATCGTCGAGCCATCCGACGTGCCGCGCCTCGCCGCCCTCGGCGTGACCGCGAACCTGCAGGCGCTGTGGGCCTGCCACGACCCGGAGATGGTCGAGCTGTGCATCCCCCACCTCGGCGAGGAGCGCGCCGCCTGGCAGTACCCCTTCGCCGACCTGGTACGGCACGGCACCCGCCTGGCCGCGGGCAGCGACTGGCCGGTCACCTCCGCCGACCCCTTCCAGGCGATGCACGTCGCCGTGAACCGCACCCTGCCGCCGGACGACCCCGACTACGCCACCCACCCGGCCGCCGCGACCCCGTTCCTCCCGCACCAGGCCCTCGACCTGGCCACGATCATGACCGCGTACACGGCGGGCTCCGCCTGGCTCAACCGCTCCGCCGCCGGGGTGATCGCCGAGGGCGCCCCGGCCGACCTCGCCGTCCTCGACCGGGACCCGTTCCGCCTGCCGCCCTCGGAGATCTACGCCACGAAGGTCGTGATGACCTTCGTCGACGGCGAGTGCGTCCACCAGTGA
- a CDS encoding serine/threonine-protein kinase, producing the protein MLGRPDSRIAGRYRLVRLLGKGGMGAVWVAHDEVLGRDVAVKEVILPPAIDEGDREEIFARMVREAQAAGRLRHPSIVSVHDVVTEQGRPWIVMELLRGRSLQDLLRDGEALPPERVARLGVELLGALAAAHAQGIQHRDVKPANVFLCEDGRTVLTDFGIARVEGQVTITRSGALVGSPGYIPPERVLGDKGGPLSDVWSLGATLYAAVEGRPPFHAATPIAVLHRVLTQEASPPERAGAALGSVLLRMLARDPAERPDTETAARLLRTVADGGQVRLPPPSPRPAVPARPPATLPSRPRGGRGRGVAVVSGVAGVALVAALAWYGTVRDRPEPSTVAAAPTTAQASPTSASPVPRVTPTVGQAKFTVPVDFCTLLTDAQVGRAIPGGPRKAQDGDGCHWTTGRATFTLEPLKISDKEYWEAFPEEAHEKLVNRRNQLGPSDNILWARSELGMRKLMRLTRTAVRTVDGIGEEAFGYDMHSHATGVQVSSVVMFRVSNLIVEAEYADLTPARAGRIRQTTLELARAAAERLAGK; encoded by the coding sequence ATGCTCGGTCGGCCTGACTCGCGGATCGCTGGACGGTATCGCCTGGTACGGCTGCTCGGCAAGGGCGGTATGGGCGCCGTGTGGGTGGCCCACGACGAGGTGCTGGGGCGGGACGTCGCGGTCAAGGAGGTGATCCTGCCCCCGGCGATCGACGAGGGCGACCGGGAGGAGATCTTCGCGCGCATGGTCCGGGAGGCGCAGGCGGCCGGGCGGCTGCGGCATCCCTCGATCGTGAGCGTGCACGACGTGGTGACCGAGCAGGGCCGTCCGTGGATCGTGATGGAGCTGCTGCGCGGCCGCAGCCTCCAGGATCTGCTCCGGGACGGTGAGGCGCTGCCGCCGGAGCGGGTGGCGCGGCTCGGCGTGGAGCTGCTCGGGGCGCTCGCGGCCGCGCACGCGCAGGGCATCCAGCACCGGGACGTCAAGCCCGCCAACGTGTTCCTGTGCGAGGACGGGCGCACCGTGCTCACCGACTTCGGCATCGCCCGGGTGGAGGGGCAGGTGACGATCACCCGGTCGGGGGCGCTCGTCGGCTCCCCCGGGTACATCCCGCCCGAGCGGGTGCTCGGGGACAAGGGCGGGCCGCTGTCGGACGTGTGGTCGCTGGGAGCCACGCTGTACGCCGCCGTGGAGGGGCGGCCGCCGTTCCACGCGGCGACGCCGATCGCCGTGCTGCACCGGGTGCTCACCCAGGAGGCGTCGCCGCCGGAGCGGGCGGGCGCGGCGCTCGGGTCGGTGCTGCTGCGCATGCTCGCCCGGGACCCCGCCGAGCGTCCGGACACGGAGACCGCGGCCCGGCTGCTGCGTACCGTCGCCGACGGCGGGCAGGTACGGCTCCCGCCGCCGTCGCCCCGGCCGGCCGTACCGGCGCGGCCGCCCGCCACGTTGCCGAGCCGGCCGCGCGGCGGGCGGGGGAGAGGCGTCGCGGTGGTGAGCGGGGTCGCCGGGGTCGCCCTGGTCGCCGCCCTCGCCTGGTACGGCACGGTCCGCGACCGCCCCGAGCCGTCCACGGTGGCCGCGGCGCCGACGACCGCGCAGGCGTCGCCGACGAGCGCCTCCCCGGTACCGCGCGTCACGCCGACGGTCGGGCAGGCCAAGTTCACCGTCCCCGTCGACTTCTGCACGCTGCTCACCGACGCGCAGGTCGGCCGGGCCATCCCCGGCGGCCCGCGCAAGGCCCAGGACGGTGACGGCTGTCATTGGACCACCGGCCGCGCCACGTTCACACTCGAGCCTTTGAAGATCAGCGACAAGGAGTACTGGGAGGCGTTCCCGGAGGAGGCGCACGAGAAGCTGGTGAACCGGAGGAACCAGCTGGGGCCGTCGGACAACATCCTCTGGGCACGGTCCGAGCTGGGCATGCGGAAGCTCATGCGGCTCACCCGCACCGCGGTACGGACGGTCGACGGGATCGGGGAGGAGGCGTTCGGCTACGACATGCACAGCCACGCCACCGGCGTCCAGGTGAGCAGCGTCGTGATGTTCCGGGTGAGCAACCTGATCGTGGAGGCGGAGTACGCCGACCTGACCCCCGCCCGGGCCGGCCGGATCCGCCAGACCACCCTCGAACTCGCCCGGGCCGCCGCCGAGCGGCTCGCCGGGAAGTGA
- a CDS encoding serine/threonine-protein kinase, giving the protein MTELIGGRYRLIEPIGEGGMGVVWRCRDESLGRQVALKRVRLAPEIGPEERDELRERAMAEARTAAMLRHPSIVAVHDVVVEDGGDPSIVMELVPGHSLDRIIRENGPLPPDSAARIGLAVLSALEAAHAAGVLHRDVKPANVLITGDGRVVLSDFGIAVLAGAQPGTPVGTPGYTAPECLLGTPGEAAGPASDLWSLAATIYTAVEGRGPYERETALATIGAVLTEPPAPSSSPLWPVLATVLDRDPNRRPSAAEFRDRLEAVAQGLHPPDTHPDGVGVPAPKGAVSVPVAVGSLAAAALLGATAVLVPRIATGTPAAADPVASPASPGAPASPSPTWEPGRFAALPRACGLLTEAQVAKVVPRAQTYADGTARCWWSPTGSGLYPKLDIKLDLQEPTRTGVEVPLAADTLDARRQEADRLYGRGGGKVVADLPGVGDEAIIWSVTEAEFSRHKVTIVLRVSNLVAELSLEREVADDSMRDQAVAAAKSIVEALRR; this is encoded by the coding sequence ATGACCGAGCTCATCGGCGGACGGTACCGGCTGATCGAGCCGATCGGCGAGGGCGGCATGGGCGTGGTGTGGCGCTGCCGCGACGAGAGCCTCGGCCGCCAGGTGGCGCTCAAGCGGGTACGGCTCGCGCCCGAGATCGGCCCGGAGGAGCGCGACGAGCTGCGCGAGCGGGCGATGGCCGAGGCCCGCACCGCCGCCATGCTGCGGCATCCGTCGATCGTGGCCGTGCACGACGTGGTCGTCGAGGACGGTGGCGACCCGTCGATCGTCATGGAGCTCGTGCCCGGCCACTCGCTCGACCGGATCATCCGGGAGAACGGGCCGCTGCCCCCGGACAGTGCCGCGCGGATCGGCCTGGCCGTGCTCTCGGCGCTCGAGGCGGCGCACGCGGCCGGGGTGCTCCACCGGGATGTGAAGCCCGCGAACGTGCTGATCACCGGCGACGGGCGGGTGGTGCTGTCCGACTTCGGCATCGCCGTGCTCGCCGGCGCGCAGCCGGGCACGCCGGTCGGCACCCCCGGGTACACCGCGCCCGAATGCCTGCTGGGGACCCCGGGCGAGGCCGCCGGGCCCGCATCGGACCTCTGGTCGCTCGCCGCCACGATCTACACCGCCGTGGAGGGGCGGGGGCCGTACGAGCGGGAGACCGCCCTGGCCACGATCGGCGCCGTGCTCACCGAGCCGCCCGCCCCCTCGTCGAGCCCGCTGTGGCCGGTCCTTGCCACGGTCCTGGACCGCGATCCGAACCGGCGCCCGTCGGCCGCCGAGTTCCGGGACCGGCTGGAGGCGGTGGCCCAGGGGCTGCACCCGCCGGACACCCACCCCGACGGCGTGGGCGTGCCCGCGCCCAAGGGGGCGGTGTCGGTGCCGGTGGCGGTGGGCTCGCTGGCCGCCGCCGCGCTGCTGGGGGCGACCGCCGTACTGGTGCCACGGATCGCCACGGGCACGCCCGCCGCCGCGGACCCGGTGGCGTCGCCCGCGTCCCCCGGCGCGCCGGCGAGCCCGTCGCCCACCTGGGAGCCCGGCCGGTTCGCCGCGCTGCCGCGGGCGTGCGGCCTGCTCACCGAAGCACAGGTCGCCAAGGTGGTGCCGAGGGCGCAGACCTACGCCGACGGAACGGCCAGATGCTGGTGGAGCCCTACCGGCAGCGGCCTCTACCCCAAGCTCGACATCAAGCTCGACCTGCAGGAGCCGACGCGGACCGGGGTCGAGGTGCCGCTCGCCGCCGACACGCTCGACGCCCGCCGTCAGGAGGCCGACCGCCTCTACGGCCGCGGGGGCGGGAAGGTGGTGGCCGACCTGCCCGGGGTGGGCGACGAGGCGATCATCTGGTCCGTCACCGAGGCGGAGTTCTCCCGTCATAAGGTGACGATCGTGTTAAGGGTGAGCAATCTGGTGGCGGAGCTGTCGCTGGAGCGCGAGGTCGCCGACGATTCGATGCGCGACCAGGCCGTGGCGGCGGCCAAGTCGATCGTGGAGGCGTTGCGCCGATGA
- a CDS encoding protein kinase domain-containing protein, producing MNGMVLAGRYTLVEALGSAGRTWLARDTVLHRDVAVTRIPLPAGPPEAVEHVLAEPRAAAVISHPALVTMHDVLVENGEAWVIADYVRGRSLDRIVGAAGPVSPTHAAEIGMRVLNALGVIHAKGRAHRGVVPANVLVADTGDILLAGFGLAPVDGRPADPADDLRALGATLLFATEARTPETGPPSPGPLAQPIHALLYGPHDVAAIRAAFAAAASSAAVPFARALVTDTGPETVPSGRPTPRDRKPFIVIAGAALAVAAAGAIALPNVLDRAPEPEPSPTAAAAAARSARPSPTRPADPCTRLGPNRRRSAESPNTCSVQVGEASVTIKTHPDVATARQIFAALRKRQEAKAGVNAIEGGGTSRVRDVRLGDEGFAQDGSLTVIPTATSTVWLRINTLTIQVEVRTDQTQVTREMRNAAMSAARTVAAELAGEA from the coding sequence ATGAACGGAATGGTCCTGGCCGGGCGGTACACGCTGGTGGAGGCGCTCGGCTCGGCGGGCCGTACCTGGCTCGCCCGCGACACCGTGCTCCATCGCGACGTCGCGGTCACCCGCATTCCGCTGCCCGCGGGCCCGCCCGAGGCGGTCGAGCACGTGCTGGCCGAGCCGCGGGCGGCCGCCGTGATCAGCCATCCGGCCCTGGTCACGATGCACGACGTGCTCGTCGAGAACGGCGAGGCGTGGGTGATCGCCGACTACGTCCGGGGCCGCTCGCTCGACCGGATCGTCGGGGCGGCGGGCCCGGTGTCGCCCACCCACGCGGCCGAGATCGGCATGCGGGTGCTCAACGCCCTCGGCGTGATCCATGCCAAGGGCCGGGCGCATCGCGGGGTCGTCCCGGCGAACGTGCTCGTCGCCGACACCGGCGACATCCTGCTCGCCGGGTTCGGCCTCGCCCCCGTGGACGGGCGGCCCGCCGACCCCGCCGACGACCTGCGGGCGCTGGGCGCGACCCTGCTCTTCGCCACCGAGGCGCGCACCCCGGAGACCGGCCCGCCGAGCCCGGGGCCGCTCGCCCAGCCGATCCACGCGCTCCTGTACGGCCCGCACGACGTGGCCGCGATCCGCGCCGCCTTCGCCGCGGCGGCCTCGTCCGCCGCCGTGCCGTTCGCCCGCGCCCTGGTCACGGACACCGGCCCGGAGACCGTGCCGAGCGGGCGGCCGACACCGCGGGACCGGAAGCCGTTCATCGTGATCGCCGGGGCGGCGCTCGCCGTCGCGGCGGCGGGGGCGATCGCCCTGCCGAATGTCCTCGACCGGGCCCCGGAGCCGGAGCCGTCGCCCACCGCCGCGGCGGCCGCCGCCAGGTCGGCCCGGCCCAGCCCCACACGACCGGCCGATCCCTGCACGCGCCTCGGGCCGAACCGCAGGCGGTCGGCCGAATCCCCCAACACGTGTTCGGTTCAGGTGGGCGAGGCATCCGTCACCATCAAGACCCACCCCGACGTGGCGACCGCGCGCCAGATCTTCGCCGCGCTCCGCAAGCGCCAGGAGGCGAAGGCGGGCGTCAACGCGATCGAAGGGGGCGGCACGAGCCGCGTCCGCGACGTGCGTCTCGGGGACGAGGGGTTCGCCCAGGACGGCTCGCTGACGGTCATCCCGACCGCGACGAGCACCGTGTGGCTGCGCATCAATACCTTGACGATCCAGGTGGAGGTGCGGACCGACCAGACCCAGGTCACGCGGGAGATGCGGAACGCCGCGATGAGCGCGGCGCGCACCGTGGCGGCGGAGCTCGCGGGGGAGGCGTGA
- a CDS encoding serine/threonine-protein kinase has product MSGARIRPLGPFGPGAPGRTLLVLDHATGMQVAGKRLTPPADTPLERIRQEALALGGGHPSINPVFEVVADGGAVWVLSQAVPGRSLRAEVHRRGALGPAAAASIGLPVLAALTYAHERGIVHGNLHPGNVLLAADGRAWVTDFGIPSLAAETFGRLPGFTAPDAPSPAADLWSLGAVLYTAAMGTPPFVHATPAATAEAVREGIALEPADPFTALLRDLLAPDPARRPHPATILTVLQNTAGAPTHDVPTRAISDLPTDPVITSPGRPGARRVRLQSLVPGLAGAAVLGAAAALLVPADVLPRREPQEAVTTELAVGPFATLPGNACDLVPADLVSELVPEARTNPPSGVQNTRMCGWYSDYQVRDNARGRLSINLERDESEREAKRGFAYDRRLDARLVDEIRDVTGLGHEAFTFTRVTRSATREYRVGYRVRLSNVVITVEYGRSVGIDPDGSIAQGAERVTRAVIDGLRRHAE; this is encoded by the coding sequence ATGAGCGGCGCACGGATCCGGCCGCTCGGGCCGTTCGGGCCGGGGGCGCCGGGCCGCACGCTGCTCGTCCTCGACCACGCCACCGGCATGCAGGTCGCGGGCAAGCGGCTGACGCCCCCCGCCGACACGCCCCTGGAGCGGATCCGACAGGAGGCGTTGGCGCTCGGCGGCGGGCACCCGTCGATCAACCCCGTGTTCGAGGTGGTCGCGGACGGCGGCGCGGTGTGGGTGCTGTCCCAGGCGGTCCCGGGCCGGTCGCTGCGCGCGGAGGTGCACCGGCGCGGCGCCCTCGGCCCGGCCGCGGCGGCGTCGATCGGCCTGCCGGTGCTGGCCGCGCTGACGTACGCACACGAGCGCGGCATCGTGCACGGCAACCTGCACCCCGGCAACGTGCTGCTCGCGGCCGACGGCCGGGCGTGGGTGACCGACTTCGGCATCCCGTCGCTGGCCGCCGAGACCTTCGGCAGGCTGCCGGGCTTCACCGCGCCCGACGCCCCGTCCCCGGCCGCGGACCTGTGGTCGCTCGGCGCCGTGCTGTACACGGCGGCGATGGGCACGCCGCCGTTCGTGCACGCCACCCCGGCCGCGACGGCGGAGGCCGTACGGGAGGGGATCGCGCTCGAGCCTGCCGACCCGTTCACCGCGCTGCTGCGCGACCTGCTCGCCCCCGACCCGGCGCGCCGCCCGCATCCGGCCACGATCCTCACCGTCCTGCAGAACACGGCCGGGGCGCCCACCCACGACGTCCCGACCCGGGCGATCAGCGACCTGCCGACCGATCCGGTGATCACGAGCCCGGGGCGGCCCGGCGCCCGCCGGGTGCGGCTGCAGAGCCTCGTCCCCGGGCTCGCGGGCGCCGCCGTGCTCGGCGCCGCCGCCGCGCTCCTCGTCCCGGCCGACGTCCTGCCCAGGCGGGAGCCGCAGGAGGCCGTTACCACCGAGCTCGCCGTGGGCCCGTTCGCGACGCTCCCCGGCAACGCGTGCGACCTCGTCCCCGCCGACCTGGTGAGCGAACTCGTCCCCGAGGCCCGGACGAACCCGCCGAGCGGCGTGCAGAACACCCGCATGTGCGGCTGGTACAGCGACTACCAGGTACGGGACAACGCCCGCGGCAGGCTGTCGATCAACCTGGAACGGGATGAGAGCGAGCGCGAGGCCAAGCGCGGCTTCGCGTACGACCGGCGCCTCGACGCGCGGCTGGTCGACGAGATCCGCGACGTGACCGGCCTCGGCCACGAGGCCTTCACGTTCACCAGGGTGACCCGTTCCGCGACGCGCGAGTACCGGGTGGGCTACCGGGTCCGCCTCAGCAACGTGGTGATCACGGTCGAGTACGGCCGGTCGGTGGGCATCGACCCCGACGGCTCGATCGCCCAGGGCGCGGAGCGCGTCACCCGCGCCGTCATCGACGGCCTTCGCCGCCACGCCGAGTGA
- a CDS encoding GNAT family N-acetyltransferase, which yields MGFLRIRTTVDERPGRLASLAAAIAAKDGNILGLSVQPDSDGTVDEFIADIPASPEAVRTALEEAGGRRVQVVPATAHELTDEPTRALLIAARLRATPWRLPELLGELLRADDARWVYGAEISDLPDPTLLTVPVAPRRAVRLRRSGLPFTLTEAARAAALVRLAQPPAEETRGSERSIKLADGTEVTVRPLTMMYREAVRDLHERCSPETRRNRYFVASPTLPPGYFERMCDRSRGRSFVVGHDGRVVALAELAFTSEPGIGEITLLVEDRWQGRGLGRLLMDMLLQTARDLGLAEVKANMLSDNARMRRLLVSFGATLAYTDDPGLIDARIPVGVRSAAVR from the coding sequence ATGGGGTTCTTGAGGATTCGCACGACCGTTGACGAACGACCGGGCCGGCTCGCCAGCCTCGCCGCCGCCATCGCCGCCAAGGACGGGAACATCCTCGGCCTGAGCGTGCAGCCCGACAGCGACGGCACGGTGGACGAGTTCATCGCCGACATCCCCGCGTCGCCGGAGGCCGTGCGGACCGCGCTGGAGGAGGCCGGCGGGCGTCGCGTACAGGTGGTGCCGGCCACCGCGCACGAGCTCACCGACGAACCGACCCGGGCGCTGCTGATCGCCGCCCGGCTGCGGGCGACGCCGTGGCGGCTCCCCGAACTCCTCGGCGAACTGCTCCGCGCCGACGACGCCCGCTGGGTCTACGGCGCCGAGATCAGCGACCTGCCCGACCCGACGCTGCTCACGGTGCCGGTCGCGCCCCGCCGCGCGGTACGGCTGCGCCGCAGCGGCCTGCCGTTCACGCTCACCGAGGCCGCCCGCGCCGCCGCGCTGGTCCGGCTCGCCCAGCCGCCCGCCGAGGAGACCCGGGGCAGCGAGCGGTCGATCAAGCTCGCCGACGGCACCGAGGTGACCGTGCGGCCGCTCACCATGATGTACCGCGAGGCGGTGCGCGACCTGCACGAGCGCTGCTCGCCGGAGACCCGCCGCAACCGGTACTTCGTCGCCTCGCCCACCCTGCCGCCGGGCTACTTCGAGCGGATGTGCGACCGCAGCCGGGGCCGGTCGTTCGTGGTGGGCCACGACGGCCGCGTGGTGGCGCTCGCCGAGCTCGCGTTCACCTCCGAGCCGGGCATCGGGGAGATCACCCTGCTCGTCGAGGACCGCTGGCAGGGCCGCGGCCTCGGCCGGCTCCTCATGGACATGCTCCTGCAGACCGCCCGTGACCTCGGCCTTGCCGAGGTGAAGGCGAACATGCTCTCCGACAACGCCCGCATGCGCCGCCTGCTCGTCTCGTTCGGCGCCACCCTGGCGTACACCGACGACCCGGGGCTCATCGACGCCCGCATCCCCGTCGGGGTGCGGTCCGCCGCGGTGCGCTGA
- a CDS encoding HGxxPAAW family protein, which translates to MSEQNQSHAGRLKSWIAVSVIFVGFLIGGYALTAGPNWGLFWIGGIGLCVVGGIMALVFDVYSDVILDKPRSVPTQPVKSR; encoded by the coding sequence ATGAGCGAGCAGAACCAGAGCCACGCAGGTCGGTTGAAGTCGTGGATCGCGGTCAGCGTGATCTTCGTTGGGTTCCTGATCGGTGGCTACGCGTTGACCGCCGGGCCGAACTGGGGCCTGTTCTGGATCGGCGGTATCGGCCTGTGCGTCGTGGGCGGCATCATGGCCCTGGTCTTCGACGTCTACAGCGACGTCATCCTGGACAAGCCGCGTAGCGTGCCGACCCAGCCGGTCAAGTCGCGCTGA